GAAGCAGGTCATAGAGCCACAGCATGGTGATGTCTATAAGTCAGGGTTGATTCAGGTAACAAGAGATGAAGAGAAGAATAAATTGAATGTCAAAATTCCTCCTTTAAGAGCTTTGACTTCCAAACCGAAACGAATTGCCTCTGGTCATGGTGCATGCCCTGGCTGCGGTATCTTTGGCGGATTGGAGCTGTTCTTTAAAGGAATTGAGGGAGATCTCGTCATTCTTTTCCAAACTGGTTGTGCATACGTCGTGACAACAGCTTATCCTCACACATCCCATAAGCAGACGACGATCCATAATTTGTTCCAGAATGGAGCGGCAACATTATCAGGAACGCTTGAAGCATTCCTTGAACTGAAACGAAGAGGCGAAATCGAAGTGTCTGCAGATGCAACCTTCGTAATGGTGACCGGTGATGGCGGAATGGACATCGGAATGGGATCGGCGATTGGTACAGCGCTTCGCGGCCACAAGCTGATCATGCTTGAATATGATAATGAGGGTTATATGAATACAGGTTCACAGCTGTCCTACTCCACTCCTTTCGGACACATGACGAGCACTTCAAACGTAGGAAAGGCACAAAAGGGTAAGGCGTTCCATCATAAGGATACAGCCCAGATCATGGCATCTACCAATATCCCTTATGTTTTCACTGGAACAGAAGCCTTCCCACAGGACCTAGTGAAGAAGGCTGCGAAGGCACAATGGTATGCGCAAAATGTGGGTACAGTTTACGGCAAGCTTTTAATCACATGTCCGCTGAACTGGAAATCAGAGGACCGATTTGGCCAGACAATTGTCGAAGCAGCAGTGAACTCAAACTTCTTCCCACTATATGAGGTGGAACAAGGAATTACAAATATCACTTACGATCCGGAAGCGAAAAATAAGAAAATTCCGTTGACAGACTGGTTGAAGTATATGGGTAAAACCAAGCATTTATTGAAAGAAGAAAATAAAGACATGCTTGTGGAATTTGAAGAAGAAGTCGAAAAAAGATGGCAGCGCCTAAAAGCCAAGCACGAGAACGAATATCTATAAAATAAAGAGAAGCCAGTGGCCTGGCTTCTCTTTTTGTCTTTGTCCGCTTAGCAGGCATAGATAATACTGTCCATTTGAAGAACTCAGCAGGAAAAATAGAAAATAATCGCGAGTTTAAAGGGATTTTTACCATCCGTGTAGAAATTACTAGAAAAATGGGAATCAAGGCAAGGAGGCTTTCTGGTGAGTAGTGCTAATACGGCAGATGAGATTAAGGCACTGAAGGAAAAAATAGCCGCTTTAGAACAAGAAAATTCCTCATTAAAAGAGTGGATCAACAGCTCTGCGCAAACAGCTGCTGACGTTTTTGTAACAGAAGGACAGGAAACAGAGATTGCTGAGAGATTCATAACGGACGATCGTTTGCTAAAGAACTTCTTCATGGAAACATTGGATGGAATCGTGTTTTGGGGCAAGTGCGGAAAAATCATTGCAGTCAATGAAGCAACCTGTAATATTTTTGGGCTCAGTCATGAAGAAATGGTAAAGCATAAAATCTCGGACTTCATTTATCGTAAAGACGAGAAGTATCGACAGATGAAGCAAATAATCAATGAAAGAGGGGCATTGCGAGAGGAAGCATTCTTTCTGCTGCCGAATGGGGAAAAAAGGCTGCTTGAATTCACTGTAAAGCTCAACGCTGGCGATGGCTATCATATGACGATTGTCCGTGATGCAAGTGAGCGTTATCATATGGAACAGCAGGTGCGGAAAAGTGAAGAGCGTTTCAGGAAAATTTTTGAAGGGTCAATTGAAGGGATGATCCTTTGGGATGAAAATTGCAAACACTACGAAATTAACCCTTCAGGAATAGCCAAGCTTGAGTTGAAGCAGGAAGACCTGACAGAGGAGAACTTTCGTAAGCTTTTTATGAATCTCGGACTATCCAATGCGTTAATCGACGAGAAGTTACAGGCATTGCTTCGGAAAGGGAGGCTGGACGGCAGGATTACCATTCCCTATGAAGAGGGAAGGATGAAACATTTTGAATACAGTATCAAACGTCATTTAGTTGATAACCTGAATCTTATCGTATTCAGGAACATCACTGAAAAAATAGAGATGGAAGCCCAGCTGAATAAATCAGATACGCTCAATATGCTGGGGGAACTGGCTGCGGGCATTGCTCATGAAATCCGCAATCCGATGACTGCTCTAAAGGGGTTCATCCAGTTGCTTGAAAACAGCACAGGTGATGCCTATTCGTTATATTTCCAGGTGATCAAGTCCGAACTGCAAAGGATTGACTCCATCATCAATGAGTTCCTGGTTTTGGCTAAACCTCAATCTATTAAATTTGAATATACCGATATATCAAAGATCATGAATGAGACCGTGTCTCTTCTGACTGCCCAGGCAGTGCTCCATGATGTGCAAATCAAAACCATCTATGACGATGATTTGCCAGATATTATGTGTGAACCTAATCAACTAAAAAAGGTATTTATCAATATCATAAAAAATGCAATAGAAGTCATGTCAAAAGGCGGCTTTGTGAATGTGACCGTCAGTCAGGCACCCGGGAACAGAATACATATTTCCATCAAGGATGAAGGTGAAGGAATCCCGGCGGAACAAATTAAAAAGCTTGGGGAACCTTTTTACACCACAAAGGAAAGAGGGACTGGACTCGGCTTGATGGTGAGTTTCAAAATCATTGAAGAACACGGGGGTACCATTGAAATAGAGAGCGAAGTGGGACACGGAACGATTTTTCATATTTATTTGCCGATAACCAAGGAAACGTCTGATTGAAGCCAATCAGGCGTTTTTCCGTTGGCTATGAAACAGGATGGAACCATTAAAAATAAAAAATTGTCAAATCCCCTTTTAATTTTCTATAGAATGGTATATATTAGATGTATACCTAATTAGATATACATTAAATTAGTTGGAGTGGTTTTATGCAATTGGACAGAATAGTCGCTTTCCATAAAGCGATGGGGGACCCTACAAGGATCAGGATTGTTGCATTACTGGCCAATGGACCTTTGCATGGCCAGGCGATTGCTGGAAAGCTGGGCCTTACTCCGCCAACGATCACCCACCATATCAAGAAATTGCGTGATATCAATGTGATCGTAGAGCGCAGGGACAAAAATACGATTTATTTTCACCTGAATGAGTCAGTAATCAAGCAACAGGCAAGGACGCTAGGAAAATTAATCGAGAAGAGAGAAGGGGAGGTGGACGCAATGATTGAGCAAAATATCGAAAGGCAAAAGGTGATCGAGAATTTCCTGACGAAAGATGGAAAACTAAAAAACATTCCGGCACAACGCAAGAAAAAGCTGATGGTTTTCGAATATATGGTTCGAGGTTTGAAAGCCGGAAAAAAATATCCGGAAAAGGAGCTGAACGAATATATCACGAAGTTCCATGAAGATTACGCGACAATCAGGAGAGAATTCATCATCAATCATTACATGTATCGCGAAAATGGGATTTATGAATTGAATCCAGAAGAAATGTGGGCAAAGCCTGAGTGATTTTCTATAAGGATTTATTATAACTCCTTTGACCTTAAGCAGCATGGAACCTTAAGGCATCCTCATAAAGGGTCCCGTTTTAGGGGGCTCTTTATAATAGACACATGAATTGACGTATGAATTGACATACGTCTCTTTCTTTGGAGCTAATGGACGGAACAATTCCGCTTAATGAGTAATTTCTATCGAAAAAAGCTTAAATAGGCGGAGAGATTCCGCCTATTGACACCCAAAATTCGGAATTGGGAGATTTAGAGTTGAATAAACGGAAAACCTCCCCTTATATAACCCCAAAACGTGATCCAGTCTGTATTTAGCCGGAAAATCTCCGCTTATTTACTTTGGATTGTTACTCAATCATAGACAAGACATCTTTTTTGAATTTTTGTTACTTAATACAGTTCTGGCCTGCGGTCCGTAAAGATAGGAATTTTGCTCCTTGCATCTTTTACCTCATCAAGATCAATTTCCGCTATGAGGATTTCTTCATCGTCTCCGCCTTCAGCAATGACTTCACCCCATGGATTGATCACCATGGAATGGCCGGCGAATGTATTATTGGGATCGGAGCCAGCGCGGTTGCAGGCAATCACAAAGCATTGGTTCTCAATCGCACGGGCGATAAGCAATGCCCGCCAATGTTCCAAACGCTGGATTGGCCATTCAGCGACTACAAACATCGCTTCCACATCCTGAAGTGCATGGACACGGACCCATTCCGGGAACCTGATATCATAGCAGATCAGGCCAGCAAATTTATGTCCATCCAAGGAGAATATTCCTTTTTCCTTACCAGCAGCCAAGTGCAAATGCTCATCCATTAGCTTGAACAAATGAAGCTTGCTATAGGTTCCTGCCTGGGCTCCATCTTTGTCGAATACAAGCAGTGTATTTTCAATGCCTGCTTCTGTTTTATTGGCAACAGAACCGCCTATGAAATGCGAGTCGTATTTCAAAGCTGCATCCTTTAAAAACTCTTTGGCTGCTTGTGCTTCTTCTTCAGCTGTGGTCTTTAAATTATCGAGATCATAGCCGGTCGTCCATAGTTCAGGAAGGACTATCATATCGGGTTTTTGTCCATTTGCCTGTTCAATCAGTTTGGCTGCATTTTTGTAATTTGTTTCAGGATCTCCAAACGCAATATCCATTTGTAGGCATGCTATTTTAAATTTCATCATTCATCACCGCCATAATTTCTGAAAATTATATCTTTACAAGTTACTATTTACGTTATATCATTTGTGACTAGAATTTCAAATTAAAATTTTAAAATAAACATATAAATCCTAAGCAGGTGAGAAAATGGAATTTCCACAGTCAGATTTACTAAAGAGCCTGCCCAAGCAGTTTTTTGCTTCACTGGTGCAAAAGGTGGGCGCTTATACAGAAAAAGGGGCAGACATCATCAATCTTGGCCAGGGAAACCCTGACCAACCGACACCGCAGCATATTGTTAAAAAACTGAAGCAAGCTGGAGAGAATCCAGCGAACCATAAGTATTCTCCTTTCAGAGGGCAGCGTTCGTTACGAGTAGCTGCAGCGACATTTTATAAAAGGGAGTACGGAGTCGACCTTGATCCGGAAGAAGAAATTGCCATCCTTTTCGGGGGCAAGGCTGGCCTGGTAGAAATTCCTCAATGTCTGTTGAATCCTGGGGACACTATTCTCGTTCCAGATCCCGGCTATCCTGACTACTGGTCTGGAGTCGAGCTGGCCAGGGCAAAAATGGTGACAATGCCACTCCGGGAAGAGAATGACTTTATGCCTGATTATGAAGAGTTAGCTGCCGAGCAATTGGATAAAGCCAAGTTGATGTTCCTTAACTATCCCAATAATCCTACAGGGGCAGTTGCCGAT
This portion of the Mesobacillus sp. S13 genome encodes:
- a CDS encoding ATP-binding protein; this translates as MSSANTADEIKALKEKIAALEQENSSLKEWINSSAQTAADVFVTEGQETEIAERFITDDRLLKNFFMETLDGIVFWGKCGKIIAVNEATCNIFGLSHEEMVKHKISDFIYRKDEKYRQMKQIINERGALREEAFFLLPNGEKRLLEFTVKLNAGDGYHMTIVRDASERYHMEQQVRKSEERFRKIFEGSIEGMILWDENCKHYEINPSGIAKLELKQEDLTEENFRKLFMNLGLSNALIDEKLQALLRKGRLDGRITIPYEEGRMKHFEYSIKRHLVDNLNLIVFRNITEKIEMEAQLNKSDTLNMLGELAAGIAHEIRNPMTALKGFIQLLENSTGDAYSLYFQVIKSELQRIDSIINEFLVLAKPQSIKFEYTDISKIMNETVSLLTAQAVLHDVQIKTIYDDDLPDIMCEPNQLKKVFINIIKNAIEVMSKGGFVNVTVSQAPGNRIHISIKDEGEGIPAEQIKKLGEPFYTTKERGTGLGLMVSFKIIEEHGGTIEIESEVGHGTIFHIYLPITKETSD
- a CDS encoding metalloregulator ArsR/SmtB family transcription factor — translated: MQLDRIVAFHKAMGDPTRIRIVALLANGPLHGQAIAGKLGLTPPTITHHIKKLRDINVIVERRDKNTIYFHLNESVIKQQARTLGKLIEKREGEVDAMIEQNIERQKVIENFLTKDGKLKNIPAQRKKKLMVFEYMVRGLKAGKKYPEKELNEYITKFHEDYATIRREFIINHYMYRENGIYELNPEEMWAKPE
- a CDS encoding carbon-nitrogen family hydrolase — translated: MKFKIACLQMDIAFGDPETNYKNAAKLIEQANGQKPDMIVLPELWTTGYDLDNLKTTAEEEAQAAKEFLKDAALKYDSHFIGGSVANKTEAGIENTLLVFDKDGAQAGTYSKLHLFKLMDEHLHLAAGKEKGIFSLDGHKFAGLICYDIRFPEWVRVHALQDVEAMFVVAEWPIQRLEHWRALLIARAIENQCFVIACNRAGSDPNNTFAGHSMVINPWGEVIAEGGDDEEILIAEIDLDEVKDARSKIPIFTDRRPELY